A DNA window from Campylobacter anatolicus contains the following coding sequences:
- a CDS encoding FAD-dependent oxidoreductase has translation MKQKHFDVVIVGAGTSGTALFYELAAFSDIKRVALLEKYEGVATLNSNGRGNSQTIHCGDIETNYTIQKAKKVSRVAQMPIKYALKYGYNEKFMFAHQKMVLGVGDEEVARLMARYDEFKEIFPYLELYKKDDLKEIEPNLIFDARGNERPENLVAMGVKDGQYTTMDFGAMSNSLVKNAKDLGGDGYELSLNCKVEEIKKIGDTFYIKTSDKQAITADFVVVDAGAHSLYIAHKMGYGLHLSALPVAGSFYFVNKRLLNGKVYMMQNEKLPFAALHGDPDILANGNTRFGPTALAMPKLERYHGNSSFFEFLSSLKFDKNVFDVFKDLLKDDEIRAYIGRNFLFEVPFINKREFAKDVRKIVPSITADDLVYAHKFGGVRPQIINRESKKLELGEGRISTDDGVIFNITPSPGATSCFEMAHTDMIQICAYLGKNYDIDKFNVEFFE, from the coding sequence ATGAAGCAGAAACATTTTGATGTAGTTATAGTTGGTGCTGGTACGAGTGGGACGGCACTATTTTATGAACTTGCAGCGTTTTCTGACATAAAACGTGTGGCACTTTTGGAAAAATATGAAGGCGTGGCAACTCTAAATTCAAACGGTAGGGGTAACTCGCAGACTATTCACTGCGGAGACATCGAGACAAACTACACGATACAGAAGGCTAAAAAAGTTAGTCGTGTAGCCCAAATGCCTATAAAATACGCCCTAAAATACGGCTATAACGAAAAATTTATGTTTGCTCATCAAAAGATGGTGCTAGGCGTAGGCGATGAAGAGGTGGCTAGATTGATGGCGAGATATGATGAATTTAAGGAGATTTTCCCATATTTAGAGCTTTATAAAAAAGATGATTTAAAAGAGATTGAGCCAAATTTAATTTTTGACGCACGTGGTAACGAACGTCCTGAAAATCTTGTAGCTATGGGCGTAAAAGACGGTCAATACACTACAATGGATTTTGGTGCAATGAGTAATTCACTCGTTAAAAACGCCAAAGATTTAGGTGGAGATGGATATGAGTTAAGCCTAAATTGCAAAGTTGAAGAGATTAAAAAAATAGGTGACACTTTTTACATAAAAACTAGCGATAAACAAGCAATCACCGCAGACTTTGTTGTAGTAGATGCTGGTGCTCACTCGCTCTATATAGCTCACAAAATGGGCTATGGTTTGCACCTTAGTGCTCTACCTGTGGCCGGAAGCTTTTATTTTGTCAATAAACGGCTACTAAACGGCAAGGTTTATATGATGCAAAACGAAAAGTTACCATTTGCCGCACTGCACGGCGATCCTGATATACTTGCAAACGGCAACACTCGATTTGGACCAACTGCTCTTGCAATGCCAAAGCTTGAGCGTTATCACGGTAACTCAAGCTTTTTTGAATTTCTTTCATCACTTAAATTCGATAAAAATGTTTTTGATGTATTTAAAGATCTACTTAAAGATGATGAGATACGTGCATATATCGGACGAAATTTTTTGTTTGAAGTGCCATTTATTAACAAGCGTGAATTTGCCAAAGATGTCAGAAAGATCGTGCCTAGCATAACAGCAGATGATTTAGTCTATGCTCATAAATTTGGTGGCGTTCGTCCGCAGATTATAAATAGAGAGAGTAAAAAACTAGAGCTTGGCGAAGGACGTATAAGCACTGATGATGGCGTGATATTTAATATTACGCCAAGCCCAGGAGCTACAAGTTGTTTTGAGATGGCCCATACAGATATGATACAAATTTGTGCGTATCTTGGTAAAAACTACGATATTGATAAATTTAATGTAGAGTTTTTTGAATAG
- a CDS encoding O-antigen ligase family protein — translation MNTTRIKEYFNKPWQILLYKFLLFTWVVSIPFKNVVYQISFVLLDLFFIAHVIYHRNFSCIKEILSNVKFIAICFCGVILSLIISNALNTEFISQKAWSNTALFVFRTGLIFIALGYFYRLKFFSIDEIIFALLAGLSLVGLTAIVAIGQDPSIIFNVTDGLTGSLSSRTIFGLFAGLGLVSSFVLVKNKAIKSSLIFIFLFLTIFSFARSSWVASGVAISVFIILNFKNIGKKELITVTTLVLFVVILYLSFDSFQQRVSALINLNSSGRFTIWTYSIQMIQQSPIFGYGLDSFRYLPNTPALQRTDFNATHNIILELLLYTGVFGAIFYLSLIFATFLKAYKSQNFAIFTLFTYMFVLCLFDFGAYSKEPQSIITIFIFLLYAHKFKE, via the coding sequence ATGAATACAACGCGAATCAAAGAGTATTTTAACAAGCCTTGGCAGATTTTATTATATAAATTTTTGCTATTTACTTGGGTGGTGTCAATACCATTTAAAAATGTAGTTTATCAAATCTCTTTTGTGCTGTTAGATCTTTTTTTTATCGCTCACGTGATATATCATAGAAATTTTAGCTGCATAAAAGAGATTTTATCAAATGTCAAATTTATAGCCATCTGTTTTTGTGGTGTTATACTATCTTTGATAATCTCAAACGCCTTAAACACAGAGTTTATCTCACAAAAAGCCTGGAGTAATACCGCTCTTTTTGTTTTTCGAACTGGACTTATTTTTATTGCACTTGGATATTTTTATAGGCTTAAATTTTTTAGCATAGATGAGATTATATTTGCTCTTTTAGCTGGGCTTAGCTTGGTTGGGCTTACAGCGATAGTTGCTATAGGACAAGATCCTAGTATTATTTTTAATGTAACAGATGGGTTAACAGGCTCGCTTAGTAGTAGAACTATATTTGGTTTATTTGCAGGACTTGGACTGGTTTCAAGCTTTGTTTTAGTAAAAAACAAAGCTATCAAATCATCGTTAATCTTCATATTTTTATTTCTCACTATCTTCTCATTTGCACGTAGCTCTTGGGTGGCTAGTGGCGTTGCTATCTCTGTTTTTATCATATTAAATTTTAAAAATATAGGCAAAAAAGAGCTTATAACAGTTACGACTTTAGTTTTATTTGTAGTGATTTTATATCTTAGTTTTGACTCTTTTCAGCAAAGAGTATCTGCACTTATTAATCTAAATTCAAGTGGGCGATTTACGATATGGACTTACTCTATACAAATGATACAGCAAAGTCCTATTTTTGGTTATGGTTTAGATAGCTTTAGATATCTACCAAATACTCCTGCCCTGCAAAGAACTGACTTTAATGCTACTCATAACATTATCTTAGAGCTACTTCTTTACACTGGTGTATTTGGAGCCATTTTTTATCTTAGTCTTATATTTGCGACATTTTTAAAAGCTTACAAAAGTCAAAATTTTGCCATTTTCACACTTTTTACCTATATGTTTGTATTGTGTTTGTTTGATTTTGGTGCATACTCCAAAGAGCCACAAAGTATAATAACGATATTTATATTTTTATTATACGCACATAAATTTAAGGAGTAA
- a CDS encoding glycosyltransferase: MKILQTLHWTQFAGTEKVCVDLCNEFASNGHEVFLLTNDKIKPYINEKVKFIELDFEKNRYNPIFLYSVAKLIKHIKPNVIHCHNTKELEVMCNARTFMKAYIPIVATRHNAEMKKKYKKADLAIGVSKETMNFLNARQNILIENGTPFKKPKKISLNNKFNIIGIGRLAKVKGWDLLIKALAQVKFDFELILLGEGTEKYNLQRLCNELNIQDKVYFKGFVTNVNDYIFSSDMQVIASIEEGLSIALIEGVFYSKLLIASDIANHKEILGDELVFDRDEKILAKKLTEIYENYDKFVHIFAKTKETKEQYSIKTMAQKYLKAYESVIKNEPLGT; this comes from the coding sequence ATGAAAATACTACAAACTCTCCATTGGACGCAGTTTGCGGGGACAGAAAAGGTATGTGTCGATCTTTGTAATGAGTTTGCAAGTAACGGACACGAGGTGTTTTTGCTTACAAATGACAAGATCAAGCCCTACATAAATGAGAAAGTCAAATTTATAGAGCTTGACTTTGAGAAAAATCGCTATAATCCGATATTTTTATACAGTGTCGCAAAGCTCATTAAACACATAAAACCTAACGTTATACACTGCCACAATACAAAAGAGCTAGAAGTAATGTGTAACGCACGAACTTTTATGAAAGCTTACATACCGATAGTAGCTACAAGACACAATGCCGAAATGAAAAAAAAGTATAAAAAAGCCGATCTAGCCATCGGTGTTTCAAAAGAGACTATGAACTTTTTAAATGCAAGGCAAAATATACTTATAGAAAATGGAACGCCTTTTAAAAAGCCAAAAAAAATTAGCTTAAACAATAAATTTAATATTATTGGAATTGGTAGATTAGCTAAAGTTAAAGGCTGGGATTTACTTATAAAAGCTTTAGCTCAAGTTAAATTTGATTTTGAGCTTATACTTTTAGGCGAAGGCACAGAAAAATATAATCTGCAAAGACTATGTAATGAACTAAATATACAAGATAAAGTATATTTTAAAGGTTTTGTGACTAATGTCAATGATTATATATTTTCATCTGATATGCAAGTTATTGCTTCAATAGAAGAGGGATTGTCAATAGCACTAATAGAGGGTGTATTTTACTCAAAACTTCTCATAGCCTCAGATATAGCAAATCATAAAGAAATTTTAGGTGATGAATTAGTATTTGATAGAGATGAGAAAATTTTAGCTAAAAAGCTTACTGAAATTTACGAGAATTACGATAAATTCGTCCATATTTTTGCCAAAACAAAAGAGACAAAAGAGCAATACAGTATAAAAACTATGGCACAAAAGTATCTAAAAGCCTATGAGAGCGTGATAAAAAATGAGCCACTAGGCACTTGA
- a CDS encoding NADH:flavin oxidoreductase/NADH oxidase: MAQILTPFNIGDVEIKNRIVMPPMCMYKAKDNNGKPRCFHRTHYAARSLGGVGLIIVEATAVSLDGRISVNDLGLWSDEQIADHERLVKDASKYGAIMAIQLAHAGRKSMATAEPIAPSAIKFSSEYATPKAMSADEIVKFKANFVAAAKRAEQAGYKLIEIHAAHGYLINEFLSKVANTRTDAYGGSFENRTRLLKEILTEVKAAVNVPVGVRISADSWLKADYDISETIELCRELECLGVSFLHISAGGIHEQVDNAPKFEPLYQCGYAKAVKNVVKVPVIAVGLITTAEQGEEILKNGICDAVAYGRELLRNPNFAFTAMLRFGAREQIDRSYLRAF; encoded by the coding sequence ATGGCTCAAATTTTAACGCCGTTTAATATTGGTGATGTAGAGATTAAAAATCGCATCGTGATGCCACCTATGTGTATGTATAAAGCAAAGGATAATAATGGCAAACCACGCTGTTTTCACCGCACTCACTACGCAGCACGCTCCTTGGGTGGTGTAGGACTTATCATAGTTGAGGCGACTGCTGTATCACTTGATGGTCGCATAAGCGTAAACGACCTTGGACTTTGGAGTGATGAGCAAATAGCCGATCATGAAAGGCTAGTAAAAGATGCATCAAAATATGGTGCGATTATGGCGATTCAACTAGCTCACGCTGGACGCAAAAGTATGGCGACAGCTGAGCCAATTGCTCCAAGTGCTATTAAATTTAGTTCAGAATACGCTACTCCAAAGGCGATGAGTGCGGATGAGATAGTTAAATTTAAAGCAAATTTCGTTGCTGCCGCTAAAAGAGCGGAACAAGCAGGGTATAAACTCATAGAGATCCATGCCGCACATGGCTATCTTATAAATGAATTTTTAAGTAAAGTTGCAAATACTCGCACAGACGCATATGGCGGTAGTTTTGAAAATAGAACTAGGCTTTTAAAGGAGATTTTGACGGAGGTGAAAGCTGCTGTAAATGTACCTGTGGGTGTTCGCATTAGTGCGGATAGCTGGTTAAAAGCAGATTATGATATAAGCGAGACGATTGAGCTTTGTCGCGAGCTAGAATGCTTAGGCGTTTCATTTTTGCATATCTCAGCGGGAGGTATTCACGAGCAAGTTGATAATGCACCAAAATTTGAGCCACTTTATCAGTGTGGCTACGCTAAGGCGGTTAAAAATGTCGTAAAAGTACCAGTCATTGCAGTGGGTCTTATTACGACAGCTGAGCAGGGTGAAGAAATTTTAAAAAATGGTATTTGTGACGCCGTCGCTTACGGCAGAGAGTTGCTGAGAAATCCAAATTTTGCATTCACAGCTATGTTACGATTTGGAGCAAGGGAACAGATAGATCGCTCATATTTACGTGCTTTTTGA
- the fabI gene encoding enoyl-ACP reductase FabI gives MIMQGKKGLIVGVANAKSIAYGIAEQCHKAGAELAFTFLNDALKKRVEPIAKEFGSNFIYELDVNNDEHLNDIAKKIKSDFGEIDFVVHAVAFAPKEALEGEFIDTTKEAFNIAMQTSVFSLVSLTKAVLPVLKQGGAVLTLSYLGGPKFIPHYNVMGVAKAALESSVRYLAHDLGRRNIRVNAISAGPIKTLAASGIGDFRMILKYNEVNAPLKRNVNTEDVGKSAMYLLSDLASGVTGEVHYVDCGYNIMGMGDIAVDEEGNTILAWDAHK, from the coding sequence ATGATAATGCAGGGTAAAAAGGGTCTAATAGTAGGCGTGGCAAATGCAAAATCAATTGCTTATGGTATAGCCGAGCAGTGCCATAAGGCTGGGGCAGAGTTGGCTTTTACATTCTTAAATGATGCTCTTAAAAAGCGTGTAGAGCCTATCGCAAAGGAGTTTGGATCAAATTTTATATATGAACTTGATGTTAATAACGATGAGCATTTAAACGATATTGCTAAAAAGATAAAGTCAGACTTTGGCGAGATAGACTTTGTCGTCCATGCGGTTGCTTTTGCTCCAAAAGAGGCATTAGAGGGTGAGTTTATAGACACTACAAAAGAGGCATTTAACATCGCTATGCAAACGAGTGTTTTTTCTTTGGTATCGTTAACAAAGGCGGTGCTACCGGTGTTAAAACAAGGTGGTGCGGTGCTTACGCTTAGCTACCTTGGTGGACCAAAATTTATACCGCATTATAATGTAATGGGTGTAGCAAAGGCAGCTCTTGAAAGCTCTGTGCGTTACTTAGCACATGATCTTGGTAGACGTAACATCCGTGTCAATGCCATCAGTGCAGGACCGATAAAAACACTTGCGGCAAGTGGCATAGGAGACTTTCGTATGATACTAAAATACAACGAAGTAAATGCACCACTAAAACGCAACGTAAATACCGAAGATGTCGGCAAGAGTGCTATGTATCTGCTTAGCGATCTAGCTAGTGGCGTAACTGGAGAGGTTCATTATGTTGATTGTGGATACAATATAATGGGGATGGGAGATATAGCAGTAGATGAGGAAGGCAATACAATCCTAGCTTGGGATGCACATAAATAA
- a CDS encoding glycosyltransferase has protein sequence MNIALFSCSAMFGGVEKIIVDSANELSKSEDVLVIVPNACSFRKKFDKKVQIYEYRGLDKRYNPFLYLEIAKILRNFKVQILHTHGAKATQMGFLLSKFMSFTLVATKHNNRKGKIFNRVKNIISVSKAVAKTINHESKTIYFGINPKTIIQNLPDKFCITAVGRLDKIKGFDLLIKSVAELKFDFILRIVGAGSEQKNLKALINSLNLNSKVKMLGFRDDIDELLATSHLQVISSHFEGMPINLIEGIFYSPIIISTNVGGIGEILDKNFLITHENMSEKITEIYNNYNIKKAEFINAHDKFKEILTLENYILNLKQYYKDIL, from the coding sequence ATGAATATAGCCCTATTTTCTTGCTCTGCTATGTTTGGTGGTGTTGAAAAGATCATTGTTGATAGTGCAAATGAGCTTAGTAAAAGCGAAGATGTCTTAGTTATTGTGCCAAATGCGTGTAGTTTTCGCAAAAAATTTGATAAAAAAGTCCAAATTTATGAGTATCGTGGACTTGATAAACGTTACAATCCATTTTTATATCTCGAGATCGCTAAAATTTTAAGAAATTTTAAAGTCCAAATTCTGCATACGCATGGAGCAAAGGCGACACAAATGGGCTTTTTGCTATCTAAATTTATGAGCTTTACACTCGTTGCAACTAAGCATAATAATCGCAAAGGTAAAATTTTTAACCGCGTTAAAAATATCATCAGCGTCTCAAAAGCAGTTGCAAAAACTATAAACCATGAGAGCAAAACGATATATTTTGGTATAAATCCAAAGACCATCATACAAAATTTACCCGACAAATTTTGCATAACAGCCGTTGGTAGACTAGATAAGATAAAGGGCTTTGATCTGCTTATAAAAAGTGTAGCGGAACTTAAATTTGATTTTATTTTGCGTATTGTTGGTGCCGGATCAGAGCAAAAAAACTTAAAAGCTTTAATTAATAGTTTAAATTTAAATTCTAAAGTTAAAATGCTTGGTTTTAGAGACGATATAGATGAGCTTTTAGCTACTTCACACCTGCAAGTTATTAGCTCACATTTTGAAGGTATGCCTATAAATTTAATAGAAGGCATATTTTATTCGCCTATTATTATCTCTACGAACGTCGGCGGTATAGGTGAAATCTTGGATAAAAATTTCTTAATAACACATGAAAATATGAGTGAAAAGATCACTGAAATCTATAATAATTACAATATAAAAAAAGCAGAATTTATCAATGCTCACGATAAATTTAAAGAGATTTTAACACTTGAAAATTATATTTTAAATTTAAAGCAATATTATAAGGATATTTTGTGA
- a CDS encoding glycosyltransferase family 2 protein → MIKASVFIITKNEEKHIKRVLESVKDFDEIVIVDSGSTDNTLNIAKNYTTNITHQDFLGYSQQKEFAKNLCKNEWVLNLDADEELSSELKNEIIKTIANDDTDALEVNISSQYLGRFPHRLCKFITRIRFFKRSLGFYPKKLVHESIKFTGQVKKSNNFIYDYGSNELNTHIDKINAYSTLRAIEKFQKHKSFSIIKLVFIFPLAFCKSYIIKRNFLNGVSGFISATNLAFYAFLKEAKLYEAYLKDKL, encoded by the coding sequence ATGATAAAAGCTTCAGTTTTTATAATCACAAAAAATGAAGAAAAACATATAAAAAGAGTGCTTGAAAGTGTAAAAGACTTTGATGAGATAGTTATCGTTGATAGCGGAAGTACTGATAATACACTAAATATAGCTAAAAACTACACTACAAATATAACTCATCAAGACTTTTTAGGCTACTCACAACAAAAAGAATTTGCTAAAAATTTATGTAAAAACGAGTGGGTTTTAAACCTTGACGCAGACGAAGAGCTAAGCAGTGAGCTAAAAAATGAGATAATCAAAACAATAGCTAACGACGATACAGACGCACTTGAAGTTAATATATCAAGTCAGTATCTAGGACGTTTTCCACATAGGCTTTGTAAATTTATAACTCGTATAAGATTTTTTAAACGCTCACTTGGTTTTTATCCTAAAAAGCTAGTGCATGAAAGTATCAAATTTACCGGACAAGTAAAAAAAAGTAATAACTTTATCTATGATTACGGCAGTAACGAATTAAATACACACATAGACAAGATAAATGCTTACTCAACACTACGTGCTATAGAAAAATTTCAGAAGCATAAAAGTTTTTCGATCATAAAGCTCGTATTTATCTTTCCACTAGCATTTTGCAAATCATACATAATAAAACGAAATTTTTTAAATGGAGTTAGCGGCTTTATATCTGCCACCAATCTCGCCTTTTATGCATTTTTAAAAGAAGCAAAGCTTTATGAGGCATATCTTAAGGATAAATTATGA
- a CDS encoding polysaccharide deacetylase family protein has protein sequence MSLILAVILAIFFIFFIIFSVRFTWWRKGISYEFPRILMYHMISDHLPKNASKFNRLRVKPEEFERQLIWLKNNGFKSYTLNELINLKHIQPKSIVLTFDDGYKDNFTNAFTLLKKYGFKATIFIVINRFNADWASDKDTKNKSTELNAEPMLSNEDVREMIASGLIEIGSHTLNHVNLPTLTETQKANEIKNSKEQIEKIFSISCNTFAYPFGFFDDASVLAVKNANYTAAVTTQNDVYDRQKYSNFKIPRIMISGRQGLLAFILKIKNGRAR, from the coding sequence TTGAGCCTTATCTTAGCCGTTATTTTGGCTATTTTTTTCATATTTTTTATTATATTTTCAGTGCGTTTTACTTGGTGGCGGAAGGGTATAAGCTACGAATTTCCACGCATTTTAATGTATCATATGATAAGCGATCATCTGCCTAAAAACGCATCTAAATTTAACAGGCTTCGTGTAAAACCAGAGGAGTTTGAAAGACAACTTATATGGCTTAAAAACAACGGCTTTAAAAGCTATACGCTAAATGAGCTTATAAATTTAAAGCACATTCAACCAAAATCTATAGTGCTAACATTTGACGATGGTTACAAAGATAACTTTACAAACGCCTTTACTCTGCTTAAAAAATATGGCTTTAAAGCAACTATTTTTATCGTTATTAACCGTTTTAATGCCGACTGGGCTAGCGATAAAGACACTAAAAATAAAAGTACTGAGCTAAACGCTGAGCCTATGTTAAGCAATGAAGATGTTCGCGAGATGATAGCTAGTGGGCTTATAGAGATCGGCTCACATACGCTTAATCACGTAAATCTGCCAACACTAACCGAAACTCAAAAAGCAAATGAGATAAAAAATTCAAAAGAGCAGATAGAGAAAATTTTTAGTATAAGTTGCAATACTTTTGCATATCCATTTGGCTTTTTTGACGATGCTAGCGTCTTGGCAGTTAAAAATGCAAACTACACCGCAGCTGTAACTACACAAAATGACGTTTACGACAGACAAAAATACTCAAATTTTAAGATCCCACGCATAATGATAAGTGGCAGACAGGGACTTTTAGCCTTCATTTTAAAGATAAAAAATGGACGTGCGAGATGA
- a CDS encoding glycosyltransferase family protein has translation MKQLKIVHCSIFNENENGNFFYGLERKISHGLIRNGHFVYDFSYRDWERNLRFLRIKNSGLKSMNDKLFEICKNIKADILLIGKAEKIELNTLKRIKSELSNIKIVQWYVDHLQENSEFFEKFNTIDTFFHANALHLQRLSNEYKNTVFSFFPNISDSAFDKFKQLPKVVDVIYIARDYKEDVRHKFATLLDEFCKKNSINHKIYASLGNNSIFGDEFNVAVNSAKIAINFNRDDELECKNANKLLGASDRMAQFMGCGACTFSPQIAGFEKLFEPSRDIVYFNSVDDCFKKIKEYLKDDKYTAIAEQGRQKALKIVNATRVSKFMLEVAFGEKLSEDYEWSEYKFKNGAAI, from the coding sequence GTGAAACAGCTAAAAATAGTGCATTGCAGTATCTTTAACGAAAACGAAAATGGTAACTTTTTTTATGGGCTTGAAAGAAAAATATCGCACGGGCTTATCCGAAATGGACACTTCGTTTATGACTTTAGCTATCGTGACTGGGAGCGAAATTTAAGATTTTTAAGGATAAAAAATAGTGGTTTAAAAAGCATGAATGATAAGCTTTTTGAAATTTGTAAAAATATAAAAGCTGATATTTTGCTGATAGGTAAAGCTGAAAAGATCGAGCTAAATACACTAAAACGTATAAAAAGTGAGCTTTCAAATATAAAAATCGTGCAGTGGTATGTAGATCATTTACAAGAAAATAGCGAATTTTTTGAAAAATTTAATACAATAGACACATTTTTTCACGCAAATGCTCTGCATCTGCAAAGACTATCAAATGAGTACAAAAATACAGTGTTTTCATTTTTTCCAAATATCTCAGACTCTGCGTTTGACAAATTTAAACAATTACCAAAAGTCGTTGATGTCATATATATCGCACGTGATTACAAAGAGGACGTTAGACATAAATTTGCTACACTTTTAGACGAATTTTGCAAAAAAAATAGTATAAATCATAAAATTTACGCTAGTTTGGGTAATAATAGTATCTTTGGTGATGAGTTTAATGTGGCGGTAAATAGTGCTAAAATAGCTATAAATTTTAACCGAGATGATGAGCTTGAGTGCAAAAATGCAAATAAATTGCTTGGAGCGTCTGATAGGATGGCTCAGTTTATGGGGTGCGGAGCTTGCACCTTTAGCCCCCAAATAGCTGGTTTTGAGAAACTTTTTGAGCCTAGTCGTGATATAGTTTATTTTAACAGTGTTGATGATTGTTTTAAAAAAATCAAAGAGTATCTTAAAGATGATAAATATACCGCCATCGCCGAACAAGGACGCCAAAAAGCCTTAAAAATCGTTAACGCAACTCGTGTAAGTAAATTTATGTTAGAAGTTGCATTTGGTGAAAAACTAAGCGAAGACTACGAGTGGAGCGAGTATAAATTTAAAAATGGAGCTGCGATATGA
- a CDS encoding glycosyltransferase family 25 protein: MKYPVYVVSLQRDELRRENLQKIFKNYDKFEIVDAVDGRILNAKDYYDAVLPSIAANYKTPQILSPSELGCTLSHIKVYEKFLSGSAPYALVLEDDVIGNDEGIFKAFDMLKNISENSILICGAQDGLDSRFSAFGRRICDDLFLVPIYSYRYIFRTTAYIITRKSAENLLNFYKNINYTLADAWDITLSHQNIKMYFADIFSHPDDISNSGIQTERDTKSTVYKMLSRPKWRRAITRLRCLFYRYFDKNEMIFRS, from the coding sequence TTGAAATATCCTGTTTATGTTGTCTCCTTGCAACGTGATGAATTGCGTAGAGAAAATTTACAAAAAATCTTTAAAAACTATGATAAATTTGAGATAGTAGACGCAGTTGATGGCAGGATATTAAACGCAAAGGATTATTATGATGCTGTGCTTCCAAGTATCGCAGCAAACTATAAAACTCCACAAATTTTAAGTCCATCTGAGCTTGGTTGCACACTTTCTCATATAAAAGTTTATGAGAAATTTTTATCAGGATCTGCACCATATGCTCTTGTTTTAGAAGATGATGTGATAGGTAATGATGAAGGGATATTTAAAGCATTTGATATGTTAAAAAATATCAGTGAAAATTCAATACTAATATGTGGAGCACAAGATGGTTTAGACAGTCGTTTTAGTGCTTTTGGTAGGCGAATTTGTGATGATTTATTTTTAGTTCCTATATATAGCTATCGTTATATATTTCGAACGACTGCATATATCATTACACGAAAATCTGCTGAAAATTTGCTAAATTTTTATAAAAATATAAATTACACTTTAGCTGACGCTTGGGATATAACGCTATCACATCAAAATATAAAGATGTATTTTGCAGATATTTTTAGCCATCCAGATGACATAAGTAACTCTGGCATACAGACAGAAAGAGATACTAAGAGTACTGTATATAAGATGCTTTCTAGGCCAAAATGGCGTAGAGCCATAACAAGATTAAGGTGCTTGTTTTATAGATATTTTGATAAAAATGAGATGATTTTTAGATCATAA
- a CDS encoding polysaccharide deacetylase family protein, translating into MSIIYTLLALAFIIFSLRYNWWRVPQSHTKARVLMYHSISEHMGEKFDKWRVKPKDFESQMRYLSKNGFKSYFISELVALKNLPPKAFCITFDDGYADNYTNAFEILRRFNLKATIYLVPNKEQNYWEKGLKHHLQMLDNKQIIALQNSGLVEFGAHTLNHVNLTKINPNDAQIELKNSKEQVEKLTGKSCVSLAYPYGKFDENIVRIAKEVGYTNAVIVKRGLYEIGDDKFMIKRIGVLGTESFFDFWLKFSRIRNKI; encoded by the coding sequence ATGAGTATTATTTATACACTTTTGGCTTTAGCATTTATCATATTTTCATTACGTTACAATTGGTGGAGAGTGCCTCAAAGCCACACAAAAGCAAGAGTGCTGATGTATCACTCTATAAGTGAGCATATGGGCGAAAAATTTGATAAATGGCGTGTGAAACCAAAAGATTTTGAATCTCAGATGAGATATTTAAGCAAAAATGGTTTTAAAAGCTACTTTATAAGTGAGCTAGTAGCACTTAAAAATTTGCCACCAAAGGCCTTCTGTATCACATTTGATGATGGTTATGCAGACAACTACACAAATGCTTTTGAAATTTTAAGGCGTTTTAATCTAAAAGCCACTATATATCTTGTACCAAATAAAGAGCAAAATTACTGGGAAAAGGGGCTAAAGCACCATTTGCAAATGCTAGATAATAAGCAAATAATTGCTTTGCAAAACTCAGGTTTAGTAGAGTTTGGAGCTCACACGCTAAACCACGTAAATCTCACAAAAATCAATCCAAACGATGCTCAAATAGAACTAAAAAACTCAAAAGAGCAAGTTGAAAAACTCACAGGTAAAAGTTGCGTAAGTCTAGCCTATCCTTACGGTAAATTTGATGAAAATATCGTGCGTATCGCGAAAGAAGTAGGCTACACAAACGCTGTCATCGTCAAACGCGGACTTTATGAGATAGGTGATGATAAATTTATGATAAAACGTATCGGAGTGCTAGGCACAGAAAGCTTTTTTGACTTTTGGCTTAAATTTAGTAGAATTAGGAATAAAATATGA